Proteins encoded in a region of the Populus alba chromosome 13, ASM523922v2, whole genome shotgun sequence genome:
- the LOC118060868 gene encoding transcription factor PIF3 isoform X3, which translates to MPLSELLYRMAKGKTDSSQEKNPACSPDLSFVRPENDFGELIWENGQIQYSRARKIQTCNSLPPKIRDKDIGNGTNTKTGKFGTMESTLNELLAVPAVEVRANQDDDMVPWLNYPLDESLQHDYCSDFLPELSGVTVNEHSSQSNFPSFNKRSCNQSITDSHTVSVHNGLSLEQGDVVMNSSAGDIEANRPRTSASQLYPSSSEQCKISFPFFRSRDSTKKDGSTSNAVHHVIAPDSIRAPTSGGGFPSIKMQKQVPEPSPINSSLMNFSHFARPAALVKANLQDVGMRASSGTSIMERAQNKDKGSIGLPKETGSHCRPNMMPSKVEVKPTEVKPAEGSVPAELPEEMSQEGDSKSDRNCHQNFGESAIKGLADVEKTTEPLVASSSVGSGNSTERPSDDPTENLKRKHRDTEESEGPSEDVEEESVGAKKPASARAGNGSKRGRAAEVHNLSERRRRDRINEKMRALQELIPNCNKVDKASMLDEAIEYLKTLQLQIMSMGAGMYMPSMMLPPGMPHMHAAHMGQFLPMGIGMGMGFRMGMPDMNSGYSGCPMYHVPPMHGAHFPGSPMSGPSALHGMGGPSLQMFGLSGQGLPMSFPRAPLMPMSGGPPPKTNREPNACGVVGPMDNLDSATASSSKDAIQNTNSLVMQNNVANRSMDQTSSQCQATNECFEQPAFVQNNGEGSEVAESGVLKSAGGTDIIPSRATGCD; encoded by the exons CAATACAGTAGAGCTAGAAAGATACAAACTTGTAACAGCTTACCTCCCAAGATTAGAGATAAAGACATAGGAAATGGCACCAATACTAAAACAGGGAAGTTTGGAACGATGGAGTCTACACTGAATGAACTCCTTGCGGTTCCTGCTGTTGAAGTGAGGGCGAATCAAGACGATGACATGGTACCTTGGTTGAATTATCCATTGGATGAATCTCTGCAACATGATTATTGTTCTGATTTTTTGCCCGAATTATCGGGGGTTACTGTAAATGAACACTCCTCCCAGAGTAATTTTCCATCGTTTAATAAAAGAAGTTGTAACCAGTCAATTACGGACTCCCATACTGTTTCGGTACACAATGGTTTGAGCTTAGAGCAAGGAGATGTGGTGATGAATTCTTCAGCAGGAGATATTGAAGCAAATAGGCCTAGAACCAGTGCTAGTCAGTTATATCCGTCATCTTCTGAGCAATGCAAAATATCATTTCCGTTTTTTAGATCCAGggattcaactaaaaaagatgGTAGTACAAGCAATGCTGTCCACCATGTCATTGCACCAGATTCTATTCGAGCTCCAACATCAGGAGGTGGTTTTCCCAGCATAAAGATGCAGAAGCAAGTTCCAGAACCATCCCCTATCAACTCCAGTTTAATGAATTTCTCTCACTTTGCAAGACCAGCTGCTCTTGTAAAAGCTAATCTTCAGGACGTTGGCATGAGAGCTAGTTCAGGAACTTCAATCATGGAAAGAGCGCAAAATAAAGATAAGGGCTCAATTGGTTTACCAAAGGAAACAGGCTCCCATTGCCGTCCTAATATGATGCCATCCAAGGTTGAGGTTAAACCAACAGAGGTTAAGCCTGCTGAAGGATCTGTTCCTGCTGAGCTACCTGAGGAAATGAGCCAAGAAGGTGACTCTAAAAGCGATAGAAACTGTCATCAAAATTTTGGTGAAAGTGCAATTAAAGGATTAGCAGATGTTGAAAAGACTACAGAGCCTTTGgttgcttcttcttctgttgGTTCGGGCAATAGCACAGAGAGACCTTCTGACGACCCAACTGAGAATCTGAAGAGAAAACATCGTGATACTGAGGAGTCTGAAGGTCCTAGTGAA GATGTTGAAGAAGAATCAGTAGGTGCAAAAAAACCAGCTTCTGCTCGAGCAGGTAATGGGTCCAAGAGAGGTCGGGCAGCAGAAGTTCATAACTTATCTGAAAGG AGGCGAAGGGATAGGATCAATGAGAAGATGCGAGCCCTACAAGAACTCATACCAAACTGCAATAAG GTGGATAAAGCTTCAATGCTTGATGAGGCCATTGAATATTTAAAGACGCTTCAGCTTCAA ATTATGTCAATGGGAGCTGGAATGTACATGCCATCAATGATGTTACCTCCTGGAATGCCTCACATGCATGCAGCTCATATGGGGCAGTTCTTACCCATGGGCATTGGAATGGGAATGGGTTTCCGGATGGGTATGCCTGACATGAATAGTGGATATTCTGGTTGCCCTATGTATCATGTACCTCCTATGCATGGAGCACATTTCCCTGGCTCGCCAATGTCAGGGCCTAGTGCTTTGCACGGGATGGGAGGACCTAGTCTTCAGATGTTTGGGCTTTCTGGTCAAGGACTTCCAATGTCATTTCCTCGTGCACCCTTAATGCCAATGTCTGGAGGGCCGCCTCCAAAAACAAACAGGGAACCAAATGCTTGTGGAGTGGTAGGTCCTATGGATAATTTGGATTCAGCTACAGCCTCTAGTTCAAAGGATGCAATTCAGAATACCAACTCGCTAGTGATGCAGAACAATGTTGCCAATAGGTCAATGGATCAGACCTCTAGTCAG TGCCAAGCAACAAATGAATGTTTTGAACAGCCTGCTTTTGTGCAAAATAATGGTGAAGGCTCAGAAGTTGCTGAAAGTGGAGTGTTGAAGTCAGCTGGCGGAACTGACATCATACCTAGTAGAGCAACTG GTTGTGACTGA
- the LOC118060868 gene encoding transcription factor PIF3 isoform X2, which translates to MPLSELLYRMAKGKTDSSQEKNPACSPDLSFVPENDFGELIWENGQIQYSRARKIQTCNSLPPKIRDKDIGNGTNTKTGKFGTMESTLNELLAVPAVEVRANQDDDMVPWLNYPLDESLQHDYCSDFLPELSGVTVNEHSSQSNFPSFNKRSCNQSITDSHTVSVHNGLSLEQGDVVMNSSAGDIEANRPRTSASQLYPSSSEQCKISFPFFRSRDSTKKDGSTSNAVHHVIAPDSIRAPTSGGGFPSIKMQKQVPEPSPINSSLMNFSHFARPAALVKANLQDVGMRASSGTSIMERAQNKDKGSIGLPKETGSHCRPNMMPSKVEVKPTEVKPAEGSVPAELPEEMSQEGDSKSDRNCHQNFGESAIKGLADVEKTTEPLVASSSVGSGNSTERPSDDPTENLKRKHRDTEESEGPSEDVEEESVGAKKPASARAGNGSKRGRAAEVHNLSERRRRDRINEKMRALQELIPNCNKVDKASMLDEAIEYLKTLQLQVQIMSMGAGMYMPSMMLPPGMPHMHAAHMGQFLPMGIGMGMGFRMGMPDMNSGYSGCPMYHVPPMHGAHFPGSPMSGPSALHGMGGPSLQMFGLSGQGLPMSFPRAPLMPMSGGPPPKTNREPNACGVVGPMDNLDSATASSSKDAIQNTNSLVMQNNVANRSMDQTSSQCQATNECFEQPAFVQNNGEGSEVAESGVLKSAGGTDIIPSRATGCD; encoded by the exons CAATACAGTAGAGCTAGAAAGATACAAACTTGTAACAGCTTACCTCCCAAGATTAGAGATAAAGACATAGGAAATGGCACCAATACTAAAACAGGGAAGTTTGGAACGATGGAGTCTACACTGAATGAACTCCTTGCGGTTCCTGCTGTTGAAGTGAGGGCGAATCAAGACGATGACATGGTACCTTGGTTGAATTATCCATTGGATGAATCTCTGCAACATGATTATTGTTCTGATTTTTTGCCCGAATTATCGGGGGTTACTGTAAATGAACACTCCTCCCAGAGTAATTTTCCATCGTTTAATAAAAGAAGTTGTAACCAGTCAATTACGGACTCCCATACTGTTTCGGTACACAATGGTTTGAGCTTAGAGCAAGGAGATGTGGTGATGAATTCTTCAGCAGGAGATATTGAAGCAAATAGGCCTAGAACCAGTGCTAGTCAGTTATATCCGTCATCTTCTGAGCAATGCAAAATATCATTTCCGTTTTTTAGATCCAGggattcaactaaaaaagatgGTAGTACAAGCAATGCTGTCCACCATGTCATTGCACCAGATTCTATTCGAGCTCCAACATCAGGAGGTGGTTTTCCCAGCATAAAGATGCAGAAGCAAGTTCCAGAACCATCCCCTATCAACTCCAGTTTAATGAATTTCTCTCACTTTGCAAGACCAGCTGCTCTTGTAAAAGCTAATCTTCAGGACGTTGGCATGAGAGCTAGTTCAGGAACTTCAATCATGGAAAGAGCGCAAAATAAAGATAAGGGCTCAATTGGTTTACCAAAGGAAACAGGCTCCCATTGCCGTCCTAATATGATGCCATCCAAGGTTGAGGTTAAACCAACAGAGGTTAAGCCTGCTGAAGGATCTGTTCCTGCTGAGCTACCTGAGGAAATGAGCCAAGAAGGTGACTCTAAAAGCGATAGAAACTGTCATCAAAATTTTGGTGAAAGTGCAATTAAAGGATTAGCAGATGTTGAAAAGACTACAGAGCCTTTGgttgcttcttcttctgttgGTTCGGGCAATAGCACAGAGAGACCTTCTGACGACCCAACTGAGAATCTGAAGAGAAAACATCGTGATACTGAGGAGTCTGAAGGTCCTAGTGAA GATGTTGAAGAAGAATCAGTAGGTGCAAAAAAACCAGCTTCTGCTCGAGCAGGTAATGGGTCCAAGAGAGGTCGGGCAGCAGAAGTTCATAACTTATCTGAAAGG AGGCGAAGGGATAGGATCAATGAGAAGATGCGAGCCCTACAAGAACTCATACCAAACTGCAATAAG GTGGATAAAGCTTCAATGCTTGATGAGGCCATTGAATATTTAAAGACGCTTCAGCTTCAAGTACAA ATTATGTCAATGGGAGCTGGAATGTACATGCCATCAATGATGTTACCTCCTGGAATGCCTCACATGCATGCAGCTCATATGGGGCAGTTCTTACCCATGGGCATTGGAATGGGAATGGGTTTCCGGATGGGTATGCCTGACATGAATAGTGGATATTCTGGTTGCCCTATGTATCATGTACCTCCTATGCATGGAGCACATTTCCCTGGCTCGCCAATGTCAGGGCCTAGTGCTTTGCACGGGATGGGAGGACCTAGTCTTCAGATGTTTGGGCTTTCTGGTCAAGGACTTCCAATGTCATTTCCTCGTGCACCCTTAATGCCAATGTCTGGAGGGCCGCCTCCAAAAACAAACAGGGAACCAAATGCTTGTGGAGTGGTAGGTCCTATGGATAATTTGGATTCAGCTACAGCCTCTAGTTCAAAGGATGCAATTCAGAATACCAACTCGCTAGTGATGCAGAACAATGTTGCCAATAGGTCAATGGATCAGACCTCTAGTCAG TGCCAAGCAACAAATGAATGTTTTGAACAGCCTGCTTTTGTGCAAAATAATGGTGAAGGCTCAGAAGTTGCTGAAAGTGGAGTGTTGAAGTCAGCTGGCGGAACTGACATCATACCTAGTAGAGCAACTG GTTGTGACTGA
- the LOC118060868 gene encoding transcription factor PIF3 isoform X1: MPLSELLYRMAKGKTDSSQEKNPACSPDLSFVRPENDFGELIWENGQIQYSRARKIQTCNSLPPKIRDKDIGNGTNTKTGKFGTMESTLNELLAVPAVEVRANQDDDMVPWLNYPLDESLQHDYCSDFLPELSGVTVNEHSSQSNFPSFNKRSCNQSITDSHTVSVHNGLSLEQGDVVMNSSAGDIEANRPRTSASQLYPSSSEQCKISFPFFRSRDSTKKDGSTSNAVHHVIAPDSIRAPTSGGGFPSIKMQKQVPEPSPINSSLMNFSHFARPAALVKANLQDVGMRASSGTSIMERAQNKDKGSIGLPKETGSHCRPNMMPSKVEVKPTEVKPAEGSVPAELPEEMSQEGDSKSDRNCHQNFGESAIKGLADVEKTTEPLVASSSVGSGNSTERPSDDPTENLKRKHRDTEESEGPSEDVEEESVGAKKPASARAGNGSKRGRAAEVHNLSERRRRDRINEKMRALQELIPNCNKVDKASMLDEAIEYLKTLQLQVQIMSMGAGMYMPSMMLPPGMPHMHAAHMGQFLPMGIGMGMGFRMGMPDMNSGYSGCPMYHVPPMHGAHFPGSPMSGPSALHGMGGPSLQMFGLSGQGLPMSFPRAPLMPMSGGPPPKTNREPNACGVVGPMDNLDSATASSSKDAIQNTNSLVMQNNVANRSMDQTSSQCQATNECFEQPAFVQNNGEGSEVAESGVLKSAGGTDIIPSRATGCD; this comes from the exons CAATACAGTAGAGCTAGAAAGATACAAACTTGTAACAGCTTACCTCCCAAGATTAGAGATAAAGACATAGGAAATGGCACCAATACTAAAACAGGGAAGTTTGGAACGATGGAGTCTACACTGAATGAACTCCTTGCGGTTCCTGCTGTTGAAGTGAGGGCGAATCAAGACGATGACATGGTACCTTGGTTGAATTATCCATTGGATGAATCTCTGCAACATGATTATTGTTCTGATTTTTTGCCCGAATTATCGGGGGTTACTGTAAATGAACACTCCTCCCAGAGTAATTTTCCATCGTTTAATAAAAGAAGTTGTAACCAGTCAATTACGGACTCCCATACTGTTTCGGTACACAATGGTTTGAGCTTAGAGCAAGGAGATGTGGTGATGAATTCTTCAGCAGGAGATATTGAAGCAAATAGGCCTAGAACCAGTGCTAGTCAGTTATATCCGTCATCTTCTGAGCAATGCAAAATATCATTTCCGTTTTTTAGATCCAGggattcaactaaaaaagatgGTAGTACAAGCAATGCTGTCCACCATGTCATTGCACCAGATTCTATTCGAGCTCCAACATCAGGAGGTGGTTTTCCCAGCATAAAGATGCAGAAGCAAGTTCCAGAACCATCCCCTATCAACTCCAGTTTAATGAATTTCTCTCACTTTGCAAGACCAGCTGCTCTTGTAAAAGCTAATCTTCAGGACGTTGGCATGAGAGCTAGTTCAGGAACTTCAATCATGGAAAGAGCGCAAAATAAAGATAAGGGCTCAATTGGTTTACCAAAGGAAACAGGCTCCCATTGCCGTCCTAATATGATGCCATCCAAGGTTGAGGTTAAACCAACAGAGGTTAAGCCTGCTGAAGGATCTGTTCCTGCTGAGCTACCTGAGGAAATGAGCCAAGAAGGTGACTCTAAAAGCGATAGAAACTGTCATCAAAATTTTGGTGAAAGTGCAATTAAAGGATTAGCAGATGTTGAAAAGACTACAGAGCCTTTGgttgcttcttcttctgttgGTTCGGGCAATAGCACAGAGAGACCTTCTGACGACCCAACTGAGAATCTGAAGAGAAAACATCGTGATACTGAGGAGTCTGAAGGTCCTAGTGAA GATGTTGAAGAAGAATCAGTAGGTGCAAAAAAACCAGCTTCTGCTCGAGCAGGTAATGGGTCCAAGAGAGGTCGGGCAGCAGAAGTTCATAACTTATCTGAAAGG AGGCGAAGGGATAGGATCAATGAGAAGATGCGAGCCCTACAAGAACTCATACCAAACTGCAATAAG GTGGATAAAGCTTCAATGCTTGATGAGGCCATTGAATATTTAAAGACGCTTCAGCTTCAAGTACAA ATTATGTCAATGGGAGCTGGAATGTACATGCCATCAATGATGTTACCTCCTGGAATGCCTCACATGCATGCAGCTCATATGGGGCAGTTCTTACCCATGGGCATTGGAATGGGAATGGGTTTCCGGATGGGTATGCCTGACATGAATAGTGGATATTCTGGTTGCCCTATGTATCATGTACCTCCTATGCATGGAGCACATTTCCCTGGCTCGCCAATGTCAGGGCCTAGTGCTTTGCACGGGATGGGAGGACCTAGTCTTCAGATGTTTGGGCTTTCTGGTCAAGGACTTCCAATGTCATTTCCTCGTGCACCCTTAATGCCAATGTCTGGAGGGCCGCCTCCAAAAACAAACAGGGAACCAAATGCTTGTGGAGTGGTAGGTCCTATGGATAATTTGGATTCAGCTACAGCCTCTAGTTCAAAGGATGCAATTCAGAATACCAACTCGCTAGTGATGCAGAACAATGTTGCCAATAGGTCAATGGATCAGACCTCTAGTCAG TGCCAAGCAACAAATGAATGTTTTGAACAGCCTGCTTTTGTGCAAAATAATGGTGAAGGCTCAGAAGTTGCTGAAAGTGGAGTGTTGAAGTCAGCTGGCGGAACTGACATCATACCTAGTAGAGCAACTG GTTGTGACTGA
- the LOC118060868 gene encoding transcription factor PIF3 isoform X5, which yields MPLSELLYRMAKGKTDSSQEKNPACSPDLSFVRPENDFGELIWENGQIQYSRARKIQTCNSLPPKIRDKDIGNGTNTKTGKFGTMESTLNELLAVPAVEVRANQDDDMVPWLNYPLDESLQHDYCSDFLPELSGVTVNEHSSQSNFPSFNKRSCNQSITDSHTVSVHNGLSLEQGDVVMNSSAGDIEANRPRTSASQLYPSSSEQCKISFPFFRSRDSTKKDGSTSNAVHHVIAPDSIRAPTSGGGFPSIKMQKQVPEPSPINSSLMNFSHFARPAALVKANLQDVGMRASSGTSIMERAQNKDKGSIGLPKETGSHCRPNMMPSKVEVKPTEVKPAEGSVPAELPEEMSQEGDSKSDRNCHQNFGESAIKGLADVEKTTEPLVASSSVGSGNSTERPSDDPTENLKRKHRDTEESEGPSEDVEEESVGAKKPASARAGNGSKRGRAAEVHNLSERRRRDRINEKMRALQELIPNCNKVDKASMLDEAIEYLKTLQLQVQIMSMGAGMYMPSMMLPPGMPHMHAAHMGQFLPMGIGMGMGFRMGMPDMNSGYSGCPMYHVPPMHGAHFPGSPMSGPSALHGMGGPSLQMFGLSGQGLPMSFPRAPLMPMSGGPPPKTNREPNACGVVGPMDNLDSATASSSKDAIQNTNSLVMQNNVANRSMDQTSSQLHHP from the exons CAATACAGTAGAGCTAGAAAGATACAAACTTGTAACAGCTTACCTCCCAAGATTAGAGATAAAGACATAGGAAATGGCACCAATACTAAAACAGGGAAGTTTGGAACGATGGAGTCTACACTGAATGAACTCCTTGCGGTTCCTGCTGTTGAAGTGAGGGCGAATCAAGACGATGACATGGTACCTTGGTTGAATTATCCATTGGATGAATCTCTGCAACATGATTATTGTTCTGATTTTTTGCCCGAATTATCGGGGGTTACTGTAAATGAACACTCCTCCCAGAGTAATTTTCCATCGTTTAATAAAAGAAGTTGTAACCAGTCAATTACGGACTCCCATACTGTTTCGGTACACAATGGTTTGAGCTTAGAGCAAGGAGATGTGGTGATGAATTCTTCAGCAGGAGATATTGAAGCAAATAGGCCTAGAACCAGTGCTAGTCAGTTATATCCGTCATCTTCTGAGCAATGCAAAATATCATTTCCGTTTTTTAGATCCAGggattcaactaaaaaagatgGTAGTACAAGCAATGCTGTCCACCATGTCATTGCACCAGATTCTATTCGAGCTCCAACATCAGGAGGTGGTTTTCCCAGCATAAAGATGCAGAAGCAAGTTCCAGAACCATCCCCTATCAACTCCAGTTTAATGAATTTCTCTCACTTTGCAAGACCAGCTGCTCTTGTAAAAGCTAATCTTCAGGACGTTGGCATGAGAGCTAGTTCAGGAACTTCAATCATGGAAAGAGCGCAAAATAAAGATAAGGGCTCAATTGGTTTACCAAAGGAAACAGGCTCCCATTGCCGTCCTAATATGATGCCATCCAAGGTTGAGGTTAAACCAACAGAGGTTAAGCCTGCTGAAGGATCTGTTCCTGCTGAGCTACCTGAGGAAATGAGCCAAGAAGGTGACTCTAAAAGCGATAGAAACTGTCATCAAAATTTTGGTGAAAGTGCAATTAAAGGATTAGCAGATGTTGAAAAGACTACAGAGCCTTTGgttgcttcttcttctgttgGTTCGGGCAATAGCACAGAGAGACCTTCTGACGACCCAACTGAGAATCTGAAGAGAAAACATCGTGATACTGAGGAGTCTGAAGGTCCTAGTGAA GATGTTGAAGAAGAATCAGTAGGTGCAAAAAAACCAGCTTCTGCTCGAGCAGGTAATGGGTCCAAGAGAGGTCGGGCAGCAGAAGTTCATAACTTATCTGAAAGG AGGCGAAGGGATAGGATCAATGAGAAGATGCGAGCCCTACAAGAACTCATACCAAACTGCAATAAG GTGGATAAAGCTTCAATGCTTGATGAGGCCATTGAATATTTAAAGACGCTTCAGCTTCAAGTACAA ATTATGTCAATGGGAGCTGGAATGTACATGCCATCAATGATGTTACCTCCTGGAATGCCTCACATGCATGCAGCTCATATGGGGCAGTTCTTACCCATGGGCATTGGAATGGGAATGGGTTTCCGGATGGGTATGCCTGACATGAATAGTGGATATTCTGGTTGCCCTATGTATCATGTACCTCCTATGCATGGAGCACATTTCCCTGGCTCGCCAATGTCAGGGCCTAGTGCTTTGCACGGGATGGGAGGACCTAGTCTTCAGATGTTTGGGCTTTCTGGTCAAGGACTTCCAATGTCATTTCCTCGTGCACCCTTAATGCCAATGTCTGGAGGGCCGCCTCCAAAAACAAACAGGGAACCAAATGCTTGTGGAGTGGTAGGTCCTATGGATAATTTGGATTCAGCTACAGCCTCTAGTTCAAAGGATGCAATTCAGAATACCAACTCGCTAGTGATGCAGAACAATGTTGCCAATAGGTCAATGGATCAGACCTCTAGTCAG TTACATCATCCGTGA
- the LOC118060868 gene encoding transcription factor PIF3 isoform X4, with product MPLSELLYRMAKGKTDSSQEKNPACSPDLSFVRPENDFGELIWENGQIQYSRARKIQTCNSLPPKIRDKDIGNGTNTKTGKFGTMESTLNELLAVPAVEVRANQDDDMVPWLNYPLDESLQHDYCSDFLPELSGVTVNEHSSQSNFPSFNKRSCNQSITDSHTVSVHNGLSLEQGDVVMNSSAGDIEANRPRTSASQLYPSSSEQCKISFPFFRSRDSTKKDGSTSNAVHHVIAPDSIRAPTSGGGFPSIKMQKQVPEPSPINSSLMNFSHFARPAALVKANLQDVGMRASSGTSIMERAQNKDKGSIGLPKETGSHCRPNMMPSKVEVKPTEVKPAEGSVPAELPEEMSQEGDSKSDRNCHQNFGESAIKGLADVEKTTEPLVASSSVGSGNSTERPSDDPTENLKRKHRDTEESEGPSEDVEEESVGAKKPASARAGNGSKRGRAAEVHNLSERRRRDRINEKMRALQELIPNCNKVDKASMLDEAIEYLKTLQLQVQIMSMGAGMYMPSMMLPPGMPHMHAAHMGQFLPMGIGMGMGFRMGMPDMNSGYSGCPMYHVPPMHGAHFPGSPMSGPSALHGMGGPSLQMFGLSGQGLPMSFPRAPLMPMSGGPPPKTNREPNACGVVGPMDNLDSATASSSKDAIQNTNSLVMQNNVANRSMDQTSSQQVPIHGSSSLPRERKH from the exons CAATACAGTAGAGCTAGAAAGATACAAACTTGTAACAGCTTACCTCCCAAGATTAGAGATAAAGACATAGGAAATGGCACCAATACTAAAACAGGGAAGTTTGGAACGATGGAGTCTACACTGAATGAACTCCTTGCGGTTCCTGCTGTTGAAGTGAGGGCGAATCAAGACGATGACATGGTACCTTGGTTGAATTATCCATTGGATGAATCTCTGCAACATGATTATTGTTCTGATTTTTTGCCCGAATTATCGGGGGTTACTGTAAATGAACACTCCTCCCAGAGTAATTTTCCATCGTTTAATAAAAGAAGTTGTAACCAGTCAATTACGGACTCCCATACTGTTTCGGTACACAATGGTTTGAGCTTAGAGCAAGGAGATGTGGTGATGAATTCTTCAGCAGGAGATATTGAAGCAAATAGGCCTAGAACCAGTGCTAGTCAGTTATATCCGTCATCTTCTGAGCAATGCAAAATATCATTTCCGTTTTTTAGATCCAGggattcaactaaaaaagatgGTAGTACAAGCAATGCTGTCCACCATGTCATTGCACCAGATTCTATTCGAGCTCCAACATCAGGAGGTGGTTTTCCCAGCATAAAGATGCAGAAGCAAGTTCCAGAACCATCCCCTATCAACTCCAGTTTAATGAATTTCTCTCACTTTGCAAGACCAGCTGCTCTTGTAAAAGCTAATCTTCAGGACGTTGGCATGAGAGCTAGTTCAGGAACTTCAATCATGGAAAGAGCGCAAAATAAAGATAAGGGCTCAATTGGTTTACCAAAGGAAACAGGCTCCCATTGCCGTCCTAATATGATGCCATCCAAGGTTGAGGTTAAACCAACAGAGGTTAAGCCTGCTGAAGGATCTGTTCCTGCTGAGCTACCTGAGGAAATGAGCCAAGAAGGTGACTCTAAAAGCGATAGAAACTGTCATCAAAATTTTGGTGAAAGTGCAATTAAAGGATTAGCAGATGTTGAAAAGACTACAGAGCCTTTGgttgcttcttcttctgttgGTTCGGGCAATAGCACAGAGAGACCTTCTGACGACCCAACTGAGAATCTGAAGAGAAAACATCGTGATACTGAGGAGTCTGAAGGTCCTAGTGAA GATGTTGAAGAAGAATCAGTAGGTGCAAAAAAACCAGCTTCTGCTCGAGCAGGTAATGGGTCCAAGAGAGGTCGGGCAGCAGAAGTTCATAACTTATCTGAAAGG AGGCGAAGGGATAGGATCAATGAGAAGATGCGAGCCCTACAAGAACTCATACCAAACTGCAATAAG GTGGATAAAGCTTCAATGCTTGATGAGGCCATTGAATATTTAAAGACGCTTCAGCTTCAAGTACAA ATTATGTCAATGGGAGCTGGAATGTACATGCCATCAATGATGTTACCTCCTGGAATGCCTCACATGCATGCAGCTCATATGGGGCAGTTCTTACCCATGGGCATTGGAATGGGAATGGGTTTCCGGATGGGTATGCCTGACATGAATAGTGGATATTCTGGTTGCCCTATGTATCATGTACCTCCTATGCATGGAGCACATTTCCCTGGCTCGCCAATGTCAGGGCCTAGTGCTTTGCACGGGATGGGAGGACCTAGTCTTCAGATGTTTGGGCTTTCTGGTCAAGGACTTCCAATGTCATTTCCTCGTGCACCCTTAATGCCAATGTCTGGAGGGCCGCCTCCAAAAACAAACAGGGAACCAAATGCTTGTGGAGTGGTAGGTCCTATGGATAATTTGGATTCAGCTACAGCCTCTAGTTCAAAGGATGCAATTCAGAATACCAACTCGCTAGTGATGCAGAACAATGTTGCCAATAGGTCAATGGATCAGACCTCTAGTCAG CAAGTGCCTATTCATGGCTCATCTTCACTCCCAAGAGAAAGAAAGCATTAG